From the genome of Paraburkholderia largidicola:
AACACTGCGTAGCCCCAGCCTTGCGGCGTCGGCGACGAATGGTTCAGGAAGTCGTTGTCGTTCACGTTGATGAAGAACTGGGCGGTCGCCGAGTGCGGATCGTTCGTGCGCGCCATCGCGATCGAGCCCTTCACGTTCTTCAGACCGTTGTTCGCTTCGTTGGTGATCGGCGTGCTGGTCGGCTTCTGCGTCATGCCGGGCTCGAAGCCGCCGCCCTGGATCATGAAGCCGTCGATCACGCGGTGGAACACCGTGTTGTCGTAGTGGCCGGCCTTCACGTAGGCGAGGAAGTTTTCAACCGACTTCGGCGCCTTCTCGGCGTCCAGTTCCAGCTTGATGACGCCGTGGTTCGTGTGCAGTTCAACCATGATGATTTCCTTTGGGTCTAGGTGAGTGGAGGGCGTGGTGCATCGCCGTCTGAGCGGCCATTGGCCTGCGCCCGTGGCATGGTTAGTTCCGGTGCCGCGCTGGCGCCGTGCATCGAGTTGCCGGCGGCTCGCGCGTCACCCTGTTTGCAAATGCGTCGTCTGCCCGTGTGTTATCGAGCACCTACTCGCGGCCTGCGCGGCCGCTTCATTGCCAATCTTTGTGCGGCTTGTTTGCCAACTTACTTGCCGACAATTGTCGCCGACTGGAGCACGATCTGCTTTTGCGGCACATCGCTCATCGGACCGCGCGACGTGGTCGGCGTGCCCTCGATCTTCTTCACGACGTCCATGCCCGCCGTCACCTTGCCGAACACGGCGTAGCCGTTGCCGTCCGGATTCGGATAGTCGAGGCCGGCATTGTCGACCGTGTTGATGAAGAACTGCGCGGTGGCCGAGTTCGGGTCGCTCGTGCGCGCCATCGCGATCGTGCCCGTCATGTTCTTCAGGCCGTTGCGGCTTTCGAGCGGAATCGGCGCGCGGGTCGGTTTCTCAGCGTAGCTCGTCGTGTAGCCGCCGCCCTGGACCATGAAGCCGGGAATCACGCGATGGAAAATCGTCCCGTTATATTGACCGGATTTCACGTAGTCGAGGAAATTGGCCACCGTCTTCGGCGCTTTCTCAGGATACAACTCGACGCGGATATCGCCTTCCGACGTCTTCAAGAGAACGGACGGATGCGCAGCCTGTGATCCGTTTTGCGCAAAAGCCGGTGCGTTCGCGATCAGGGCGGCGCTGCCGAGCGCCAACATCAACCATTTCATGTAAATCCTCGGGGTGAAAACAGGGTGAACTCAGATGAAAAACGTCGGCAAGCGCGCGGCCCGAAAGCAGGCGCGCGAGCGCTCACTGCGATGGTGCAACGTACGGCGGCGTCGCGAGCGAACCGTTCGGGCCGCCGAACGTGAAGCCCGGCGTGCTGGTAATGCCCTGCATGGCGCGATTCGTGGAGTCGGTATCAGCTGGCTGGCTGGTCTTCTTCACGGGCGTCTTGCGCGGCGTCACGATTTTCTCGATGTCGGCGATGCGCTGGGTGGTCGTGCCGTTGCCCGCGCCCAGACTTTGTGCGCGGCGATAGGCCTGATCCGCCATGCGCAGATACAGGTCGCCGAGATTCTCGTACGCGAGGCCGTAGCCAGGGCTCGCCTTGACGGCTGTTTCCAGCGCGGCGCGCGCTTCCGTGTAACGGCCCTGCTTCGCGTAGAGCGCGGCGAGGTTGTTGTACGGTTCGGGCAGTTCGGGAAAGGTCTCGGTGAGTTCGGTGAACGCGGCGATCGCTTCGTCGTCGCGGTTCAGGCGTGCGAGCACGGTGGCGCGCTTGAATTTGGCCTGCGCGTCGCGTGGATTCGCGGCGATGCGTGCATCGAGTTGCGTGAGCGCGGCCGTCCAGTTCTTCTCCTGGATCGACGCGTCGGCATCGGGCGTCGCGTCACGCACGGCCGGACCGTGCGCGATGGTCGGCGTTTTCTGCGCGAAGGCGGGCGTGGCAGGCAGGACCATGAGGGCGAGCCCGCAGCAGGTCGCGCCCGCTGCCGTGCTCAAGGCCGCGAGCAAACCTGGACGGGACGACGCGCCGGAAATCGGGCGAAGCGTCGAGCGGAGCGCCGTCGCGAAGAGGGTCGTGGCGCCTCGCGCGCGGCCGCTGGAGTGTTTCATAGGCTCAGGTCTGGATGTTATACTCCGACCCATTCTAACAAAAGGTCTGCGCGTTCCGTCGAACCACAGACTGTCTTTTCGCCACTCGTGGTCGTCTCCGCCTTGACGTCAGCCTGATCCCGCGCCGTTGCGCGACATGCTGTCAGTCATGCCGCAGTGCCCGTGTTCGTGCATGCAGTTGCATGCTTTCTTCGGGCGCGGTATGAACGAAGACCAAGCGGATTTCTTTCGGCCCACGCATCGTCTCTATGGAATCTCTGCGCATCTACAACACGCTCGCGCGTGACAAGCAAAATTTCGTGCCGCTTCATGAAGGCGAAGTGCGTATGTATGTCTGCGGGATGACGGTGTACGACTACTGCCACGTGGGCCATGCGCGGGTGATGGTCGTATTCGACATCGTGCAGCGCTGGCTGCGCACGCTCGGCTACAAGGTCACCTACGTGCGCAACATCACCGACATCGAGGACAAGATCATTCGCCGCGCAGTCGAGAACGGCGAGTCGATCCGCGCGCTGACGGACCGTTTCATCGCGGCGCTGCACGAGGATGCGGACGCGCTCGGTATCGAGCGGCCCGACCTCGAGCCGCGCGCGACGGACTACATTCCGCAGATGCTCGGCATGATCGAGAAGCTCGAGCAGAACGGCTACGCGTATCAGGCCGCCGACGGCGACGTGAACTACGCGGTGCGCAAGTTCGCGAACTATGGCGCGCTC
Proteins encoded in this window:
- a CDS encoding peptidylprolyl isomerase, with amino-acid sequence MVELHTNHGVIKLELDAEKAPKSVENFLAYVKAGHYDNTVFHRVIDGFMIQGGGFEPGMTQKPTSTPITNEANNGLKNVKGSIAMARTNDPHSATAQFFINVNDNDFLNHSSPTPQGWGYAVFGKVVEGLEVVDAIRKVKTGSKGFHQDVPVDDVIIEKAVVVE
- a CDS encoding peptidylprolyl isomerase: MKWLMLALGSAALIANAPAFAQNGSQAAHPSVLLKTSEGDIRVELYPEKAPKTVANFLDYVKSGQYNGTIFHRVIPGFMVQGGGYTTSYAEKPTRAPIPLESRNGLKNMTGTIAMARTSDPNSATAQFFINTVDNAGLDYPNPDGNGYAVFGKVTAGMDVVKKIEGTPTTSRGPMSDVPQKQIVLQSATIVGK
- a CDS encoding tetratricopeptide repeat protein, with the protein product MKHSSGRARGATTLFATALRSTLRPISGASSRPGLLAALSTAAGATCCGLALMVLPATPAFAQKTPTIAHGPAVRDATPDADASIQEKNWTAALTQLDARIAANPRDAQAKFKRATVLARLNRDDEAIAAFTELTETFPELPEPYNNLAALYAKQGRYTEARAALETAVKASPGYGLAYENLGDLYLRMADQAYRRAQSLGAGNGTTTQRIADIEKIVTPRKTPVKKTSQPADTDSTNRAMQGITSTPGFTFGGPNGSLATPPYVAPSQ